One part of the Caproiciproducens sp. CPB-2 genome encodes these proteins:
- a CDS encoding arsenate reductase ArsC: protein MVKVAFICVHNSCRSQIAEALGRSLAGDVFESYSAGTETKPRINPDAVRLMKRLYGIDMEKTQRSKLLSEIPPVDIVVTMGCNVACPYLPCQHRENWGLNDPTGKSDEEFVKVIRQIESNILSLKERLNAL, encoded by the coding sequence ATGGTAAAAGTTGCATTTATCTGTGTCCACAATTCCTGCCGCAGCCAGATCGCCGAGGCGCTGGGCCGGAGCCTTGCCGGAGATGTTTTTGAAAGCTATTCGGCGGGGACGGAAACAAAGCCGCGGATCAATCCGGATGCCGTTCGCCTGATGAAGCGGCTTTATGGGATCGACATGGAAAAAACACAGCGTTCAAAGTTGCTTTCCGAAATTCCTCCGGTCGATATTGTCGTTACGATGGGATGTAATGTCGCCTGCCCATACCTTCCCTGTCAGCACAGGGAGAACTGGGGGCTGAACGATCCGACGGGAAAAAGCGATGAAGAGTTTGTTAAGGTTATCAGGCAGATTGAAAGCAATATCCTGTCTCTTAAAGAACGGCTGAATGCTTTGTAA
- the arsA gene encoding arsenical pump-driving ATPase produces MELFHPLTIPLTKYLFFTGKGGVGKTSIACAAAVSLADNGKRVLLISTDPASNLQDVFSMELTNKGTPIPGVPNLIVANLDPIQAAAEYRESVIAPYRGKLPAPVISNMEEQLSGSCTVEIAAFNEFSGFITDGKAQQEYDHIIFDTAPTGHTLRMLQLPSAWSNFINESTHGASCLGQLSGLESKKAVYKQAMETLADENLTTLILVTRPETAPFKEAERASGELSALGVYHQVLIVNGVLTEYSDALSFSLYEKQRAALAKMPEGLQVLPIYMVPLRAYNVTGLANVRALLNTDHVATYKETLNAAHVPALNVIIDELAAGGKRVIFTMGKGGVGKTTVAAAVALGLAKRGKKVHLTTTDPAAHLKFVLDETSGVSMSHIDEAEELTKYQSEVLAKARASGMSDEDIAYVEEDLRSPCTQEIAVFRAFAEVVEKADDQVVVIDTAPTGHTLLLLESTQSYNHEIERTKGEIPESVKRLLPRLKSDETEVVIVTLPEATPFYEALRLEEDLKRAGIAAKWWIVNQSLYGTDTTDPMLAAKAASEVEWINRIDEHADGKFALIAWRAEEVKGDRLLTL; encoded by the coding sequence ATGGAGCTTTTTCATCCCTTGACGATTCCCCTGACGAAATACCTGTTTTTCACCGGGAAGGGCGGCGTCGGTAAAACCAGCATCGCCTGTGCCGCCGCAGTATCGCTGGCAGACAACGGAAAGCGGGTGCTGCTGATTAGTACCGACCCGGCCTCAAACCTGCAGGATGTATTTTCAATGGAACTGACGAACAAAGGAACGCCCATCCCCGGCGTACCGAACCTGATTGTGGCAAACCTTGACCCCATACAGGCGGCCGCCGAGTATCGGGAAAGCGTGATCGCGCCTTATCGCGGCAAGCTGCCCGCGCCGGTGATCTCCAATATGGAAGAACAGCTTTCCGGCTCCTGTACTGTGGAAATTGCGGCGTTCAATGAGTTTTCCGGCTTCATTACAGACGGTAAGGCGCAGCAGGAATACGACCATATTATTTTCGATACGGCCCCCACGGGCCACACCCTGCGGATGCTCCAGCTTCCGTCCGCATGGAGCAATTTTATCAATGAAAGCACGCACGGCGCGTCCTGCCTGGGACAGCTTTCCGGGTTGGAAAGCAAGAAAGCGGTTTACAAACAGGCTATGGAAACGCTGGCAGACGAAAACCTCACTACGCTGATTCTCGTCACCCGTCCCGAAACTGCGCCGTTCAAGGAGGCGGAACGGGCCTCCGGCGAGCTTTCCGCGTTAGGAGTATATCATCAAGTTCTGATTGTCAACGGCGTGCTGACGGAATACAGCGACGCTTTGTCTTTCAGCCTGTATGAAAAACAACGGGCAGCTCTTGCCAAGATGCCGGAAGGCTTACAGGTGCTCCCAATCTATATGGTGCCCCTGCGGGCCTATAATGTCACGGGACTCGCCAATGTGCGTGCCTTGCTGAATACCGACCATGTGGCCACATACAAGGAAACGCTGAACGCCGCCCATGTCCCCGCGCTGAACGTCATCATAGACGAACTGGCGGCAGGCGGCAAGCGTGTCATTTTCACAATGGGAAAAGGGGGCGTGGGCAAAACCACCGTCGCCGCCGCGGTCGCGCTGGGACTTGCGAAGCGCGGAAAGAAAGTCCACCTGACCACCACCGACCCCGCCGCGCATCTTAAATTTGTGCTGGACGAAACCAGCGGTGTTTCCATGAGTCATATTGACGAGGCCGAAGAATTGACGAAGTATCAATCCGAGGTGCTTGCCAAAGCCCGCGCGTCGGGGATGAGCGACGAAGATATTGCCTATGTGGAGGAAGATTTACGTTCCCCCTGCACCCAGGAAATCGCCGTATTCCGCGCCTTTGCGGAGGTAGTGGAAAAGGCCGACGATCAGGTGGTGGTAATAGACACTGCTCCTACGGGTCACACTCTGCTTCTGCTGGAATCCACACAGAGCTATAACCATGAAATCGAACGAACCAAGGGTGAAATCCCCGAATCGGTAAAGCGGCTGCTGCCCCGGCTGAAATCCGACGAAACCGAGGTCGTCATTGTTACCCTGCCCGAAGCGACCCCCTTTTACGAGGCGCTGCGTCTGGAAGAGGATCTGAAGCGGGCGGGAATTGCCGCAAAATGGTGGATAGTCAATCAATCTCTTTATGGTACGGACACCACCGACCCCATGCTGGCGGCAAAAGCGGCGAGCGAGGTGGAATGGATCAACCGTATTGACGAACATGCGGACGGTAAATTTGCGCTGATTGCGTGGAGGGCCGAAGAAGTCAAAGGCGACCGCCTGTTAACGCTGTGA
- the arsD gene encoding arsenite efflux transporter metallochaperone ArsD, with product MKKMEIFEPAMCCSTGLCGVGVDPELLRISAVLNTLKNHGIPVGRYNLNNAPMEFVNNRAINTYINAHGPKGLPVIMLDDKIVMEGRYPTNEEFTKLLDLPEELLAKQSKPVKVKITRKKSGDCGCKGGCC from the coding sequence ATGAAAAAAATGGAAATATTTGAACCGGCCATGTGCTGCTCCACCGGCCTTTGCGGAGTAGGCGTCGATCCCGAACTGCTCCGTATTTCCGCTGTGCTGAATACGTTGAAAAATCATGGGATTCCCGTCGGACGCTACAATCTGAACAATGCGCCGATGGAGTTTGTCAACAACAGAGCAATCAATACGTATATCAATGCCCATGGCCCAAAGGGTCTCCCGGTTATCATGTTGGACGATAAAATTGTCATGGAAGGCAGATACCCAACCAACGAAGAATTTACAAAGCTGCTCGATCTTCCTGAAGAGCTGCTGGCAAAACAGAGCAAGCCTGTAAAGGTGAAAATCACCCGGAAAAAATCAGGAGACTGTGGCTGCAAGGGGGGCTGCTGCTGA
- a CDS encoding ArsR/SmtB family transcription factor produces the protein MENYSEYTKVFKALGDPKRAMIVDMLSCGELCACMILEKFEMSQSTLSHHMKLLCECGLVKGREEGKWTYYSLDSDTISKTKQFFCAITSDKENCICKGVTGCCKGCDNH, from the coding sequence ATGGAAAACTATTCGGAATATACAAAAGTATTTAAGGCGCTGGGGGATCCCAAAAGAGCCATGATTGTAGATATGCTTTCCTGTGGGGAGCTCTGCGCCTGCATGATTTTAGAAAAATTTGAGATGTCCCAATCCACTCTGTCCCATCATATGAAGCTCCTGTGCGAGTGCGGGCTTGTCAAGGGCAGAGAAGAAGGCAAATGGACGTACTACTCGTTGGACTCCGATACCATCAGCAAAACAAAACAATTTTTCTGCGCCATTACCTCCGATAAGGAAAACTGTATCTGCAAGGGAGTTACAGGCTGCTGTAAAGGATGCGATAACCATTGA
- a CDS encoding TetR/AcrR family transcriptional regulator, with amino-acid sequence MTTKEKIIEEALTLFSTKGYKGTSVKNVADAVGIKGSSLYKHFKSKKEIFDTIVKEMQNRMSGLSPVAGLASGDCKAEANAYGKLNIDGLRTLSRQIFLFYLKDDFISRFWRMAMMEQYHSPEIYKIYHRIFMEESITYQANLFREMTRQGYFISIDPEIMAVSFYSPIFFLLTKYMGEPEKEETALILLDKQVEEFCRIYWNPNR; translated from the coding sequence ATGACAACAAAAGAAAAAATTATCGAAGAGGCCCTGACGCTCTTTTCCACAAAAGGCTACAAAGGAACCAGCGTAAAGAATGTTGCGGATGCGGTAGGAATCAAGGGCAGTTCACTGTATAAGCATTTTAAAAGCAAAAAAGAGATTTTTGACACGATAGTGAAAGAAATGCAAAACCGTATGTCCGGACTCTCTCCTGTGGCCGGGCTGGCCTCAGGGGACTGCAAGGCAGAAGCAAATGCATATGGAAAATTGAACATTGACGGTCTCCGGACTCTTAGCAGACAAATTTTTTTGTTTTATCTGAAAGATGATTTCATTTCACGCTTTTGGAGAATGGCAATGATGGAGCAGTACCACTCTCCAGAGATCTACAAAATTTATCACAGAATATTTATGGAAGAAAGCATTACTTATCAGGCAAATCTATTTCGTGAAATGACACGACAGGGGTATTTTATTTCGATTGATCCTGAAATAATGGCAGTAAGCTTTTATTCTCCCATTTTCTTTTTGCTTACTAAATATATGGGAGAGCCGGAGAAAGAAGAAACTGCACTGATATTGCTTGATAAGCAGGTCGAAGAATTTTGCAGAATATATTGGAATCCAAACAGGTAA
- a CDS encoding radical SAM protein, whose protein sequence is MKAAFHLESYLTDGVENIVSGILKATLCNPKESCFMAKYAAQSKRSIKLRQAARKNGQHIPPFLIASITTQCNLHCKGCYARANHSCYDQDSNENAQQLLRAEQWGSIFQEAADLGIGFILLAGGEPFVRRDVLETAGEYTSILFPVFTNGTMFDRDYLELLDRKRNLIPIVSIEGNRETTDARRGAGIYQRLRTALQELHNRQLLFGASVTVTKQNLMEVLSDSFIDELSANGCKAIIYVEYVPVDHRTADLALDDEARKRMAQRLDAVRASRSDMLMIAFPGDEKSSGGCLAAGRGFFHINAFGGAEPCPFSPYSDVNVSDTSLQESLQSPFFQKLRQGYLVREHTGGCALFEQETQVKMLLKEST, encoded by the coding sequence ATGAAGGCAGCCTTTCATCTTGAATCGTATTTGACCGACGGAGTTGAAAATATCGTATCGGGTATTCTGAAAGCAACTCTGTGCAACCCAAAAGAGAGTTGTTTTATGGCGAAGTATGCCGCGCAGAGTAAGCGGTCCATCAAACTACGGCAGGCAGCGCGAAAAAATGGACAGCATATTCCGCCGTTTCTGATTGCAAGTATCACTACACAATGTAATTTGCATTGCAAAGGCTGCTACGCAAGAGCCAACCATAGCTGCTATGACCAAGATTCAAACGAAAATGCCCAACAGCTTCTGCGAGCGGAACAGTGGGGAAGCATTTTTCAGGAGGCAGCCGATTTAGGGATAGGGTTTATCCTTCTGGCCGGCGGTGAACCCTTTGTTCGACGCGATGTGCTGGAAACAGCCGGAGAGTATACAAGTATTTTGTTCCCGGTCTTTACAAACGGAACGATGTTTGATCGGGACTATCTGGAACTGCTGGATCGGAAACGGAATTTAATCCCGATTGTAAGCATTGAGGGAAATCGCGAGACGACGGATGCCCGACGTGGGGCCGGGATTTATCAACGATTGCGTACCGCGCTGCAGGAACTACATAACAGGCAGCTGTTATTCGGAGCTTCCGTCACGGTGACAAAACAGAACCTGATGGAGGTTTTATCGGATTCTTTTATCGACGAATTGAGCGCCAACGGCTGTAAAGCAATTATTTATGTGGAATATGTTCCTGTAGATCATCGGACCGCTGATTTGGCGCTGGATGACGAAGCCAGAAAACGGATGGCCCAGAGACTTGATGCTGTCAGGGCCAGCCGTTCGGATATGTTAATGATTGCTTTTCCGGGAGATGAAAAAAGTTCAGGAGGCTGCCTGGCAGCAGGGCGGGGATTTTTTCATATCAATGCATTTGGAGGGGCGGAGCCCTGTCCGTTTTCTCCGTACTCGGATGTCAATGTTTCTGATACCTCTTTGCAGGAATCCTTGCAATCTCCCTTTTTTCAAAAGCTGCGGCAGGGCTACCTGGTGCGGGAGCATACCGGCGGATGTGCCCTCTTTGAACAAGAGACACAGGTCAAGATGCTACTGAAGGAGTCAACATGA
- a CDS encoding recombinase family protein, protein MKTAIYCRLSEEDRNKHAETDDSESIQNQKSMLIQYAMEKGWEIYHIYSDDDYTGADRKRPEFNHLLEDAQQHKFDIILCKTQSRFTRELELVEKYIHGLFPVWGIRFVSIVDNADTANKGNKKSRQINGLVNEWYLEDMSDNIRSVLTNRRKNGFHIGAFALYGYQKDPERKGHLIIDEEAAAVVREVFVLFSQGYGKTAIARMLNDRGIPNPTEYKRLHGLRYQQPKMKNSTLWKYFAVSDMLTNEIYIGNMVQGKYGSVSYKTKQNKPRPKKEWYRVEGTHEPIIERELWNKVQALIAQRAKPFDVGTIGLFARKARCANCGYIMRSSKNRGKHYLQCSNRHVAKDACTGSFISVDKLEQTVISELNRLTAEYLDKDELSQRIKFCDHLQEQKSRILADIAVYGKRIAEYAKGIRDLYMDRVRGTITESDFVEYSKSFTAEKERLEHVVADGQRRLSEIDQKTETGDNRRQLIERYTSVERLSREIVDTLIDYLSIGKRISGTRDVPIEIHWNF, encoded by the coding sequence ATGAAAACAGCTATCTATTGCCGCTTATCGGAAGAAGACAGAAACAAGCATGCTGAAACGGACGACAGCGAAAGCATCCAGAATCAGAAGTCCATGCTGATTCAATACGCTATGGAAAAGGGGTGGGAAATCTATCATATTTACAGCGATGACGATTACACAGGTGCGGATAGAAAACGTCCGGAGTTTAATCACCTATTGGAGGACGCGCAACAGCATAAATTTGATATTATCCTTTGTAAAACGCAATCACGATTTACCCGCGAACTGGAATTAGTCGAAAAATACATTCACGGCTTATTCCCCGTTTGGGGTATCCGTTTTGTAAGCATAGTCGATAATGCGGATACCGCTAATAAAGGGAATAAGAAATCCCGGCAAATCAACGGGCTTGTAAATGAGTGGTATCTGGAGGATATGTCTGACAATATCCGCAGTGTTCTGACTAACAGACGGAAAAACGGTTTCCATATCGGCGCTTTTGCTCTCTATGGGTATCAAAAAGACCCGGAGCGGAAGGGGCACCTCATCATTGATGAGGAAGCCGCTGCCGTGGTCAGGGAAGTTTTCGTTCTTTTCTCACAGGGGTATGGTAAAACAGCCATCGCTCGTATGCTCAACGACAGGGGCATACCCAATCCAACGGAATATAAGCGTTTACATGGGCTGCGTTATCAACAGCCAAAAATGAAAAACAGTACTCTTTGGAAATACTTTGCTGTCTCAGATATGCTGACAAACGAAATCTATATCGGCAATATGGTACAGGGAAAATACGGCAGCGTATCCTACAAAACCAAGCAGAACAAGCCTCGGCCGAAGAAAGAATGGTATAGGGTCGAAGGAACACATGAGCCAATTATAGAAAGGGAACTTTGGAATAAAGTGCAAGCTCTGATCGCACAAAGAGCGAAACCATTCGATGTAGGTACAATCGGACTGTTTGCACGAAAAGCCCGCTGCGCGAACTGTGGTTATATCATGCGTTCCTCTAAAAACCGTGGGAAACACTACCTGCAGTGCTCAAACCGCCATGTAGCAAAGGATGCTTGTACCGGCTCTTTTATTTCCGTTGATAAATTGGAGCAAACTGTCATTTCCGAGCTGAATCGTTTGACAGCAGAATATCTTGACAAGGACGAATTATCGCAGCGGATCAAATTTTGCGATCATTTGCAGGAACAAAAATCCCGTATCCTTGCCGATATTGCAGTCTATGGGAAAAGGATTGCAGAGTATGCAAAAGGAATTCGCGATCTGTACATGGACAGAGTGAGGGGCACTATCACAGAAAGCGATTTCGTGGAATATTCAAAGAGTTTCACCGCTGAAAAAGAGCGGTTGGAGCATGTTGTAGCTGACGGTCAAAGGCGGCTGTCCGAAATTGATCAAAAAACGGAAACGGGTGATAACCGTCGGCAGTTGATCGAGCGATACACCAGCGTTGAACGCCTCAGCAGGGAGATCGTTGATACATTGATCGATTACCTATCAATCGGCAAACGAATTTCCGGTACAAGGGATGTTCCTATTGAAATCCATTGGAACTTTTAG
- a CDS encoding anti-sigma factor domain-containing protein, whose protein sequence is MKAVIVEIRGSYAAALTDEGCIIKVKNRHYAVGQEIEMKRGLRKPGKIAALASAAAAVVIVSGAGVWAYCTPYSYVSLDVNPSIEYSVNRFKRVLSAEAVNGDGEEIIQKLDLKNKTIDEAIRDTVGEIGRTGYFSAEDPDEILIAASCENEQNSQKLAEGLQSSAKQAVEDTNTQVEVEAVGVGYGQVQEARSLGTTPGKLNLVQKLQTSVNSPESVDIQEWLKKPVKDIRKAIETAEQESKTGDGQNKDPTGTASRRGAGTSSAWPKISAEGTSSRADGRFNIHQGRSGTTKGAGLTSNGKSFAAKNGNSRSGTETDDKVKSAGEPAGNKNNRPKTGSGASSKGNERYDEAGRGNSEQKKTGKSGAAWNGNESFRKSGKSRR, encoded by the coding sequence ATGAAAGCGGTTATTGTGGAAATCAGGGGGTCTTATGCCGCTGCTCTGACGGACGAAGGCTGTATCATCAAAGTGAAAAATCGTCATTACGCGGTTGGGCAAGAGATCGAGATGAAACGGGGATTGAGGAAACCGGGAAAAATCGCTGCGCTGGCATCGGCGGCAGCGGCTGTTGTCATTGTGTCCGGAGCGGGTGTGTGGGCCTATTGCACGCCGTATTCTTATGTCAGCCTTGATGTAAATCCGTCCATAGAATATTCTGTCAACAGATTTAAGAGGGTGCTGAGCGCAGAGGCGGTCAACGGCGACGGCGAGGAGATTATCCAGAAACTGGATTTAAAGAATAAGACCATTGACGAAGCAATTCGGGATACGGTCGGGGAAATTGGCAGGACCGGTTATTTCAGCGCCGAGGATCCAGATGAAATCCTGATTGCGGCCTCCTGCGAAAACGAACAGAATTCCCAAAAGCTGGCGGAGGGGCTGCAGAGTTCTGCTAAACAGGCAGTAGAAGATACAAACACACAGGTCGAGGTGGAGGCCGTCGGCGTTGGGTATGGGCAGGTGCAGGAGGCCCGGTCCCTGGGGACAACTCCCGGAAAATTGAATTTGGTACAGAAGCTGCAGACAAGCGTGAACAGCCCGGAAAGCGTGGATATACAGGAATGGCTGAAAAAACCGGTAAAGGATATCAGGAAGGCAATCGAAACGGCTGAACAGGAGTCCAAAACCGGGGACGGTCAGAATAAAGACCCGACGGGTACTGCTTCCCGCCGCGGTGCCGGTACCTCTTCCGCGTGGCCGAAGATCTCCGCGGAGGGAACTTCTTCCCGGGCGGACGGCAGGTTTAATATTCATCAGGGCCGGTCCGGGACAACAAAGGGCGCGGGGTTAACATCCAATGGAAAATCCTTCGCGGCAAAAAACGGAAATAGCCGGTCAGGGACAGAGACAGATGATAAAGTAAAATCGGCGGGAGAGCCGGCGGGAAATAAAAACAACAGGCCGAAGACGGGCTCGGGCGCCAGTTCCAAGGGCAATGAGCGGTACGATGAGGCGGGCAGGGGAAACAGTGAACAAAAGAAAACCGGAAAATCCGGCGCAGCGTGGAATGGGAACGAAAGTTTCAGAAAATCCGGCAAAAGCAGGAGATAA
- a CDS encoding sigma factor — protein MNRKAVQAANDECLMNDFVRQNESFILRCASFTVHRYVSKSDDEWSVALLAFSQAVQDYSLDKGGFVGFARMVIRRRLIDYLRTQSRHSAETAVSLSVLDSDPDDENEESAVGKAVFQRAGQLPDDSLKLEIEAANQVFSSYGFSFYDLISCSPKAEKTKKSCAKAIAYLIRSPLLTNDLRNSKYLPLKSIEKDTKVPRKILERHRKYIIAAVEIMTGDYPFLAEYMRFVREELDR, from the coding sequence ATGAACAGAAAAGCTGTGCAGGCGGCCAATGATGAATGCCTAATGAACGATTTTGTCCGGCAGAACGAATCGTTTATCCTGAGATGTGCCTCCTTTACCGTTCACCGCTATGTTTCCAAAAGTGATGATGAATGGTCCGTCGCTCTTTTGGCTTTTTCTCAGGCGGTTCAGGATTATTCGCTGGATAAAGGCGGCTTTGTCGGGTTTGCCAGGATGGTGATCCGCCGAAGGCTGATCGACTACCTGCGCACGCAGTCCAGACACAGCGCCGAAACCGCAGTCAGCCTCTCTGTCCTTGATTCCGACCCGGATGATGAGAATGAGGAATCTGCGGTTGGAAAAGCTGTTTTTCAGCGGGCCGGACAGCTGCCGGACGATTCTCTGAAACTGGAAATTGAAGCCGCCAATCAGGTCTTTTCTTCCTACGGCTTTTCTTTTTATGATTTGATTTCTTGTTCTCCCAAGGCGGAGAAAACGAAAAAATCCTGCGCGAAAGCAATTGCGTATCTGATACGCAGCCCCCTGTTGACGAACGATCTGAGAAATTCAAAATACCTGCCTTTGAAATCAATTGAAAAGGACACAAAGGTGCCCCGAAAAATATTGGAACGCCACCGAAAGTATATAATAGCGGCGGTAGAGATCATGACCGGTGATTATCCCTTCCTCGCAGAGTATATGCGGTTCGTTCGAGAGGAGCTGGACAGATGA
- a CDS encoding RbsD/FucU family protein, translating into MLKTACIHPEIMRLLSLCGHGDKILIADGNYPLDSKSGSAAKVYLGLTSGMPEVTQVLKVLGEVVNFEKAEVMTPEGEQPPIFREFKELLGGMELSGLERHAFYNACCQPDVRLAIFTGEKRTFANILLTINVA; encoded by the coding sequence ATGTTAAAAACAGCCTGTATTCATCCGGAAATTATGCGCCTTCTTTCTCTGTGCGGCCACGGCGACAAGATCCTGATTGCCGACGGCAACTATCCGCTCGATTCAAAAAGCGGGAGTGCGGCCAAGGTTTATCTGGGCCTTACCAGCGGGATGCCGGAGGTAACTCAGGTGCTGAAGGTGCTGGGGGAAGTCGTCAATTTTGAAAAAGCGGAAGTCATGACCCCCGAGGGGGAACAGCCGCCGATTTTCAGGGAATTCAAAGAACTTCTCGGCGGAATGGAACTAAGCGGCCTGGAGCGGCACGCGTTTTATAACGCCTGCTGCCAGCCCGACGTCCGCCTTGCCATATTCACGGGGGAAAAACGAACGTTTGCCAATATTCTTCTTACGATTAATGTTGCTTGA
- a CDS encoding KpsF/GutQ family sugar-phosphate isomerase, whose translation MIKKESREALQAFVSVAKEEFDGFAGTITSDGYEKAVELILNAEKNGNRVHITGIGKPSHVAAYMASLLSSTGTPTYFLHGTEAVHGSCGQLVAGDVVICISNSGETGELKSTVTAIKNNGCKVISVTGNLESWLAKKGDACLFAGVGQEGGPLNRAPRLSVLAEMVALQGLSVVLQVNRGITPKDYVKWHPGGTLGSLRENEK comes from the coding sequence ATGATTAAAAAAGAAAGCCGGGAGGCTTTGCAGGCTTTTGTCAGTGTGGCGAAAGAGGAATTTGACGGGTTTGCCGGGACGATTACAAGCGATGGATATGAAAAAGCGGTGGAATTGATTCTGAATGCGGAGAAGAACGGGAACCGCGTACATATCACGGGGATCGGCAAGCCGTCCCATGTCGCGGCGTATATGGCTTCCCTGCTGTCGTCCACCGGTACGCCGACCTATTTTCTGCACGGCACCGAAGCCGTGCACGGCTCCTGCGGCCAGCTGGTTGCCGGGGATGTGGTAATCTGCATTTCCAACAGCGGCGAAACCGGGGAACTGAAATCCACGGTCACAGCCATCAAAAATAACGGCTGCAAGGTGATTTCCGTAACGGGAAATCTGGAATCCTGGCTTGCTAAAAAGGGCGACGCCTGCCTGTTCGCCGGGGTCGGACAGGAGGGCGGCCCGCTGAACCGTGCGCCGCGCCTTTCCGTCCTTGCGGAAATGGTCGCCCTTCAGGGCCTGAGCGTAGTGCTTCAGGTCAACCGCGGAATCACGCCTAAGGATTATGTGAAGTGGCACCCGGGCGGAACCCTGGGCAGCCTGAGAGAAAACGAGAAATAA
- a CDS encoding ribokinase translates to MKKKPKILVVGSFVMDLIVSTKKFPNSGETVLGKSFRTAPGGKGANQAVQAARLGAEVTMVGKVGNDDFGKRLIGSCEESGIHTGFVATDPEVSSAVGNVLLEVGDGRAAKNRIIVVPGANMTIVPGEVGFLREAVSQYDMVVLQLEIPMSINELVAKYAFEKGVPVMLNSAPSAPLSEKLLSRLAYISPNEHEAADLTGIQIRREGSRVNQDDLKAAVGSLLSRGVKNVVITLGSAGAVIANQNEFIYEPCADVVEVKDPTAAGDSFVSAFITGVCAGLKHWQALHFANYTAALTVSGMGAQPSLPHLSEVVELMKREDRTDFDFSLLEVLK, encoded by the coding sequence ATGAAAAAGAAACCCAAAATTTTGGTGGTTGGCAGTTTCGTCATGGACCTGATTGTCAGCACGAAAAAATTCCCGAATTCCGGGGAGACGGTTCTGGGAAAAAGCTTTCGCACCGCTCCCGGCGGAAAGGGCGCGAACCAGGCGGTGCAGGCGGCCCGGCTGGGCGCCGAGGTCACTATGGTGGGCAAGGTGGGGAACGACGATTTCGGAAAGCGGCTGATCGGCTCCTGCGAAGAGTCCGGCATCCATACCGGATTTGTGGCGACCGACCCGGAAGTATCCTCCGCGGTTGGAAACGTGCTGCTGGAAGTCGGTGACGGCCGGGCGGCAAAAAACAGGATTATTGTTGTTCCGGGCGCCAATATGACCATTGTCCCCGGGGAAGTCGGCTTCCTCAGGGAAGCCGTCAGCCAGTACGACATGGTCGTCCTGCAGCTGGAAATTCCGATGAGCATCAATGAGCTGGTGGCGAAATATGCCTTTGAAAAGGGCGTCCCGGTGATGCTGAATTCGGCTCCGTCCGCTCCGCTTTCTGAAAAACTGCTTTCCCGTCTGGCGTATATCTCCCCGAACGAGCACGAGGCGGCCGACCTTACGGGCATTCAGATCCGCAGGGAAGGCAGCCGGGTGAACCAGGACGACCTGAAAGCGGCGGTCGGTTCCCTGCTTTCCAGGGGCGTGAAAAATGTGGTGATCACGCTCGGCAGTGCGGGAGCCGTGATTGCCAATCAGAACGAATTTATCTATGAACCGTGTGCCGACGTGGTGGAAGTAAAGGATCCGACCGCCGCGGGGGACTCCTTTGTCAGTGCCTTTATCACCGGCGTCTGCGCGGGGTTGAAGCATTGGCAGGCGCTTCATTTCGCGAACTATACCGCGGCGCTGACCGTTTCCGGAATGGGTGCTCAGCCTTCCCTGCCGCACCTTTCGGAGGTTGTTGAACTGATGAAGCGGGAAGATCGGACGGATTTTGATTTTTCTCTGCTGGAAGTCCTTAAATAA